In a single window of the Actinomycetota bacterium genome:
- a CDS encoding pyridoxamine 5'-phosphate oxidase family protein, with amino-acid sequence MSDEPTAVRRAGFPPDYGSRGSTDDTTLPWDQVEQKLRDAPNYWLVTVTAGGRSHPRPVDGVWVDGALCFGGSPDTRWVRNLDRDPQATVHLPSGDDVVILEGTAELVTDPAHPLADASQAASRAKYPQYYGADATGSGHPEFSPFWVLRPDVAYAWTLAGFPNRATRWTFAR; translated from the coding sequence ATGAGCGACGAGCCGACAGCGGTGCGCAGAGCCGGGTTCCCTCCCGACTACGGCAGCCGTGGAAGCACAGACGACACGACCCTGCCTTGGGATCAGGTGGAGCAGAAGCTGCGTGACGCACCCAACTACTGGCTGGTCACGGTGACCGCCGGTGGCCGGTCGCATCCCCGGCCCGTGGACGGCGTCTGGGTGGACGGCGCGCTGTGCTTCGGCGGCTCGCCCGACACCCGGTGGGTGCGCAACCTCGACCGTGACCCGCAGGCGACGGTGCACCTGCCGAGCGGTGACGACGTGGTCATCCTCGAGGGCACCGCCGAGCTCGTCACCGACCCCGCGCATCCGCTGGCGGACGCCTCGCAGGCCGCGAGCCGCGCGAAGTACCCGCAGTACTACGGCGCCGACGCGACGGGCAGTGGTCATCCGGAGTTCTCGCCGTTCTGGGTCCTGAGGCCAGATGTCGCGTACGCGTGGACCCTGGCCGGGTTCCCCAACCGCGCCACCCGATGGACGTTCGCACGGTAG
- a CDS encoding 4'-phosphopantetheinyl transferase superfamily protein, which yields MTPPCWHLRTLDDVPAGDAWLAPAELAALGDRQVPKRRAEWRLGRFAAKEALAARLGVGFDRITVLAAPDGAPEPYVDSRPVESTLSISHRGGWGLAVVGDGGVGVGGDLELVEARSDAFLREWFSDGEQRQVFGSSDRDRLGALLWSAKEATAKVLREGLRLDVRNAVVALADEGAEGGWRRFRVDWATEARSVQGWWRVDDSLVVAIAAAQPTGPPVRLSI from the coding sequence GTGACGCCGCCCTGCTGGCACCTGCGCACGCTCGACGACGTGCCTGCCGGCGACGCCTGGCTGGCTCCCGCCGAGCTGGCCGCGCTCGGCGACCGTCAGGTACCGAAGCGGCGGGCGGAGTGGCGCCTCGGGCGCTTCGCGGCGAAGGAGGCGCTCGCCGCGCGTCTCGGCGTCGGCTTCGACCGCATCACGGTGCTCGCCGCACCAGACGGTGCCCCGGAGCCGTACGTCGACTCCCGACCCGTCGAGTCGACGCTGTCGATCAGCCACCGCGGCGGCTGGGGCCTCGCCGTGGTGGGCGACGGAGGTGTCGGCGTCGGCGGCGATCTGGAGCTGGTCGAGGCGCGCTCGGACGCCTTCTTGCGCGAGTGGTTCTCCGACGGCGAGCAGCGCCAGGTCTTCGGTTCGTCGGACCGTGACCGGTTGGGGGCTCTCCTGTGGTCCGCCAAGGAGGCGACGGCCAAGGTGCTGCGTGAGGGACTGCGCCTCGACGTGAGGAATGCGGTGGTGGCACTGGCGGACGAGGGGGCTGAGGGGGGCTGGAGGCGGTTCCGGGTGGACTGGGCCACCGAAGCCCGGTCAGTGCAGGGCTGGTGGCGCGTCGACGACTCGCTCGTCGTGGCCATCGCGGCGGCGCAGCCGACCGGCCCTCCGGTTCGCCTCTCGATCTGA
- the arsM gene encoding arsenite methyltransferase — MNRYDQDIDTSRSTSSDPEAVRADVRDRYAQAARGVADNRGCCGSGDDSLTTGVSFGRVLYDEGELAGLPDAAAQLSLGCGNPTMLAELAPGQVVLDLGAGGGIDVLLSARRVGPEGKAYGLDMTPEMVELARRNIAEAGVANAEILEGTLEAIPLPDESVDVVISNCVINLSPDKPQALREAHRVLRPGGRFAVSDVVLTRSLPGAVQRLVELWAGCVVGALTADEYRTHLEGAGFVDVEIVPTLVHDRAALEGFVAGIDVEAVAGRDRDELLAELDGTIMNAFVRARRPH, encoded by the coding sequence ATGAATAGGTATGATCAAGACATCGACACATCTCGATCTACCTCATCCGACCCCGAAGCCGTCAGGGCCGACGTGCGTGACCGCTACGCGCAGGCGGCGCGCGGCGTTGCCGACAATCGGGGCTGTTGCGGCTCCGGCGACGATTCGCTGACGACCGGAGTCTCCTTCGGACGGGTGCTCTACGACGAGGGCGAGCTCGCCGGCCTGCCGGACGCCGCCGCGCAGTTGTCGCTCGGCTGCGGCAACCCGACGATGCTCGCCGAACTCGCCCCCGGCCAGGTCGTGCTCGACCTCGGCGCCGGTGGCGGCATCGACGTGCTCTTGTCGGCGCGCCGCGTCGGCCCCGAGGGCAAGGCCTACGGGCTGGACATGACGCCCGAGATGGTCGAGCTCGCCCGCCGCAACATCGCCGAAGCCGGCGTCGCCAACGCGGAGATCCTCGAAGGCACCTTGGAGGCGATCCCGCTTCCGGACGAGTCGGTCGACGTGGTCATCTCCAACTGCGTCATCAACCTCTCCCCCGACAAGCCCCAGGCGCTGCGGGAGGCCCATCGCGTGTTGCGTCCCGGAGGCCGGTTCGCCGTCTCGGACGTGGTGCTCACCCGATCGTTGCCGGGCGCCGTGCAGCGGCTGGTCGAGCTGTGGGCCGGGTGCGTGGTCGGAGCGCTGACCGCCGACGAGTACCGCACGCACCTCGAAGGCGCGGGGTTCGTCGACGTGGAGATCGTGCCCACCCTCGTCCACGACAGGGCCGCGCTGGAGGGCTTCGTCGCCGGCATCGACGTGGAGGCCGTCGCCGGTCGGGATCGAGACGAGCTGCTCGCCGAGCTGGACGGCACGATCATGAACGCATTCGTGCGCGCCCGGCGCCCGCACTGA
- the ligD gene encoding non-homologous end-joining DNA ligase has protein sequence MTAAPEESRAGVRLTNLDQVLFDGAGHSKRDLVDYLDAVHAQVVGELRDRPLSVIRVTGGQSPFMQKNLPKYTPEWVERAELWAEASKRAVSYALCNDRRTLLWFANQRAVEYHPMLARAEDLDHPTHLVIDLDPPPEEPFGSVVAAALAVRAVLTDVGLEPVVKTSGAKGLHVVVPIGSLVSAEDAGAATRAVARRTELLAPSSTTTAFVKADRGGKVFVDATRTGGATVVAAYSPRARPGLPVSFPVGWDDLAAVSPRDFTVRTVPGLLGGHDPWAEALARPQQLPTVLVEEGHAIPVARVAAMHEGRRRARARRAAED, from the coding sequence GTGACGGCCGCGCCGGAGGAGTCACGAGCCGGGGTCCGGCTCACCAACCTCGACCAGGTGCTGTTCGACGGCGCCGGTCACTCGAAGCGCGACCTCGTCGACTACCTCGACGCAGTGCACGCGCAGGTGGTGGGTGAGTTGCGCGATCGCCCGCTGTCGGTGATCCGGGTGACTGGCGGGCAGAGCCCATTCATGCAGAAGAACCTGCCCAAGTACACGCCGGAGTGGGTGGAGCGGGCCGAGCTGTGGGCCGAGGCGTCCAAACGAGCTGTCTCCTACGCGCTCTGCAACGACCGGCGAACGTTGCTCTGGTTCGCCAACCAGCGGGCCGTCGAGTACCACCCGATGCTCGCTCGCGCGGAGGACCTCGACCATCCGACACACCTCGTGATCGATCTCGACCCACCGCCCGAAGAGCCGTTCGGCTCCGTGGTCGCCGCCGCCCTCGCGGTGCGGGCGGTGCTGACCGATGTCGGGTTGGAGCCGGTGGTCAAGACGAGCGGCGCGAAGGGTTTGCACGTGGTGGTTCCGATCGGATCGCTCGTGTCCGCGGAGGATGCGGGGGCGGCGACGCGTGCCGTGGCGCGGCGCACCGAGTTGCTCGCTCCGTCGTCGACGACAACGGCCTTCGTGAAGGCCGATCGGGGAGGAAAGGTGTTCGTCGACGCCACGCGCACGGGTGGTGCGACCGTCGTCGCCGCCTACAGCCCGCGGGCTCGTCCCGGGCTGCCGGTGTCGTTTCCCGTCGGCTGGGACGACCTCGCGGCGGTCAGCCCACGTGACTTCACCGTTCGCACGGTGCCCGGCCTGCTCGGCGGACACGACCCGTGGGCCGAAGCGCTCGCGCGTCCCCAGCAGTTGCCGACCGTGCTGGTGGAGGAGGGCCACGCGATCCCTGTAGCCCGGGTCGCCGCCATGCACGAGGGCCGCCGTCGTGCCAGGGCACGCCGGGCCGCCGAAGACTGA
- the dinB gene encoding DNA polymerase IV: MPAQATILHADLDAFYASVEQLLDPSLRGRPIAVGGGVVLAASYEAKRFGVQGGMSGWMAKRLCPGLTFVGGHFREYQRLADQVMEVLGDFTPWVQRISIDEAFLDVTGSVHLFGPPHTIGTRIRERVRDEIGLPISVGAATTKHLAKIASQVAKPDGLVVVPPSREREFLDPLPVGLVWGIGPVTRQRLAERGIHTIGELAACPDQSLRALLGRALGTKLAAFAVNHDERRVRRNGRASSVGAQSAFGRREPDAELIRTVLGHLADRVAGRLRASGRAGRTVTVRVRFPPLNAVTRSSTRRYPVSTTLTLTEIAEHLVHQALADHRDRSEISLLAVSVSNLVEEAAIQLELPLLPDDAERPGSREAANRWAAERSMDAVRERFGRESVGYASVALSPRRSVPDDFRALAEHDL; this comes from the coding sequence GTGCCCGCCCAGGCCACGATCCTGCACGCCGACCTCGACGCCTTCTACGCTTCGGTGGAGCAGCTCCTCGACCCGTCGCTGCGCGGCCGGCCGATAGCCGTCGGCGGCGGGGTGGTGCTCGCCGCGTCCTACGAGGCGAAGCGCTTCGGCGTGCAGGGCGGGATGTCGGGCTGGATGGCCAAGCGGCTGTGTCCCGGGCTCACCTTCGTCGGCGGGCACTTCCGCGAGTACCAGCGGCTGGCCGACCAGGTGATGGAGGTGCTCGGCGACTTCACGCCCTGGGTGCAGCGGATCTCCATCGACGAGGCGTTCTTGGACGTCACCGGGTCGGTGCACCTCTTCGGCCCCCCGCACACGATCGGCACCCGCATCCGCGAACGCGTGCGTGACGAGATCGGGCTGCCGATCTCGGTCGGGGCGGCCACCACCAAGCACCTGGCCAAGATCGCGTCCCAGGTCGCGAAGCCCGACGGTCTGGTGGTCGTGCCACCCAGCCGCGAGCGCGAGTTCCTCGACCCCCTGCCGGTGGGCCTGGTCTGGGGGATCGGCCCGGTCACCCGCCAGCGGCTGGCCGAGCGCGGCATCCACACCATCGGTGAGCTGGCGGCCTGCCCAGACCAGTCGCTGCGCGCGCTGCTCGGTCGGGCCCTCGGCACGAAGCTGGCCGCGTTCGCCGTCAACCACGACGAACGGCGCGTGCGCCGCAACGGGCGCGCTTCCTCCGTCGGGGCGCAGTCCGCTTTCGGAAGGCGTGAACCCGATGCAGAACTGATCCGCACGGTGCTCGGGCACCTCGCCGACAGGGTGGCCGGCCGGCTCCGGGCCAGTGGGCGCGCGGGGCGCACGGTCACCGTCAGGGTGCGCTTTCCGCCGCTCAACGCGGTCACGAGGTCGTCCACCAGGCGATACCCCGTCTCCACCACCTTGACCCTCACCGAGATCGCCGAGCATCTGGTGCACCAGGCGCTCGCCGACCATCGCGACCGCAGCGAGATCTCGCTCCTGGCAGTGTCGGTGTCGAACCTGGTCGAAGAGGCGGCGATCCAGCTGGAGCTGCCGCTTCTCCCCGACGACGCCGAGCGGCCGGGCTCGCGGGAAGCGGCGAACAGGTGGGCCGCGGAGCGGTCGATGGACGCCGTGCGCGAACGCTTCGGGCGGGAATCGGTCGGCTACGCGTCGGTCGCCCTGTCGCCGCGCCGCTCGGTGCCCGACGACTTCCGCGCGCTGGCCGAGCACGACCTATGA
- a CDS encoding fused acetyl/propionyl-CoA carboxylase subunit alpha/methylmalonyl-CoA decarboxylase subunit alpha — MATITRLAILNRGTPAMRLLQAAREYATERDRDVRTIAVHTDAERDALVAREADEAVSLGAYAVPTATGMRSALLDLDLVEAALVASRADAAWVGWGPLAQDPRLAECCERLGITYVGPDAATLARLGDPAVLADLAAQAGVALADPAVVERGYARHLDVLVVADGRGSAWAVGVHDGTLQRRTEKVLVETATPALTGMDVAGVRAVATLIATRVGFSGAGTVTFVVEDGVAGPELLRISAGLPLGHGATEITTGLDLAKLQLHVAEGGRLEGAPPPVDGHAVAVRLNAEDAEHAFSAAPGTVALLQLPTGPGLRIDIGVVEGDAVLADIDPTVAEVVAWGRDREEARVRLHRALSQFPVVLDGGVTNKGFLLDLLDRPEVLSGRYDTGWLDRLAAAGETAGIRHGALAVLIAAVDAYDAEQALDREHFFASARRGRPAAKVEIGHVVELRHRGHEYRLAVSRNGRRHYRVAVDGSVTELLVTRLGRFQSRVVHDGRAYRVVSAVQGGDLLVEVDGVPHRSSRVDGGVVRAPTPGVVVAVPAAVGAEVRAGDTLVVLESMKMETPVEAPFAGRVRAVLAGANVQVESGAPLVQLEAAVSGSRGPVGERLSFDAASGKGQATLEERARADLDTLYHAVLGYDVTAAEAKRATTELVEVRRGLNPGSPELLRGELAVLSAFADLRALFRSHGELAEADLQVRSPQEHLHAFLRSLDTDGLPPGFVAQLRRALAHYGIEGPDALAHTPALEQALYWIFQSRQRESTQVPAVVELLNRWLDPPGELDRAAADQLRVTLDRLVWATQRRRPVVADLAREVRFGLFDRPVLDEARLAVYSEMDARLAALVAGDDDAAAHVEAIVACPQPMEPRLLLLASEDGSARARRVALELLLRRHYRATVTLLPASAVTVDGDVLVASCAGCFVVTGCGPLDELASLARAVDAVLDPLDESARVRVDLYTWKEGVPPDPDAFAEEARVAVGHLAERASIDHVVVALLTPESLKRASTVRHVTFRPGAEGLTEDRSLRGLHPLLAERLQLWRLANFELERLPSTDDVYLFRGVARENPKDERLFAVAEVRHLTPVRDAGGRLIALPEIERSLVGALEGMRSFQAPRSPAARPVWNRVVLYLWPLLELPVHELEGVARSLAPLTIGLGIEEVLVQCRRLEEGATEPVERVLRLSNPSGTGFVLHDTAPPAEPLAPLDEYTRKVVQSRRRGTVYPYEIVKMLVAPRAGGRSDVLGGTFVEHDLDEHGRLVPVDRPPGRNSASIVTGLVTMHTTRYPEGMTRVVLLGDPTRALGALAEPECRRINAALDLAEQLSLPVEWFALSAGARIAMDSGTENMDWIAAVLRKIIEVTQRGVEINVVVTGINVGAQPYWNAEATMLMHTKGILVMTPDSAMVLTGKQALDYSGGVSAEDNHGIGGYERIMGPNGQAQYWAPDLPGALGVLLAHYDHAYVAPGERFPRRAATSDPFDRDVRTFPHRVPGIDFTTVGDIFSDLTNPDRKQPFDIRTVMHAVLDQDHAVLERWADLRDGDTVAVWDAHLGGIPVCAIGIEAHALPRRGTLPADGPETWTSGTLFPLSSKKTARAVNAASGCRPLVVLANLSGFDGSPESMRRVQLEFGAEIGRAVVNFRGPIVFCVVSRFHGGAFVVFSQRLNESLETLAVEGAHASVIGGAPAAAVVFAGEVDARTAADARVVALQAAVAAGEGPERARLRTELAELETAVRSEKLGEVADEFDAVHSVERAQQMGSVSRIIPAVSLRPLLVDAVERGIARELERTGHAR, encoded by the coding sequence ATGGCGACGATCACGCGCCTGGCCATCTTGAACCGGGGCACGCCCGCGATGCGCCTGCTCCAGGCCGCGCGTGAGTACGCCACCGAGCGCGACCGTGACGTGCGCACCATCGCGGTGCACACCGACGCCGAGCGCGACGCGCTGGTGGCCCGTGAGGCCGACGAGGCGGTGTCGCTCGGCGCGTATGCGGTTCCGACCGCGACGGGGATGCGCAGCGCTCTGCTCGACCTCGACCTCGTCGAGGCCGCGCTCGTCGCCTCTCGCGCCGACGCGGCGTGGGTGGGTTGGGGGCCCTTGGCGCAGGATCCCCGCTTGGCCGAGTGCTGCGAGCGCCTCGGCATCACATACGTCGGCCCCGACGCGGCAACCCTCGCGCGCCTCGGCGACCCGGCCGTGCTGGCCGACCTCGCTGCCCAGGCAGGCGTGGCGCTCGCCGACCCGGCGGTGGTCGAGCGGGGGTACGCGCGCCACCTCGACGTCCTGGTCGTGGCCGACGGTCGGGGCTCGGCTTGGGCCGTCGGCGTGCACGACGGAACCCTGCAGCGCAGGACCGAGAAGGTGCTGGTCGAGACCGCGACCCCGGCGCTGACGGGAATGGACGTGGCCGGTGTGCGGGCCGTCGCCACCTTGATCGCCACCCGGGTCGGCTTTTCCGGTGCGGGCACGGTGACGTTCGTCGTCGAGGACGGCGTCGCGGGGCCCGAGCTGCTGCGAATCAGCGCCGGGCTGCCGCTCGGCCACGGAGCGACCGAGATCACCACCGGGCTCGACCTCGCCAAGCTGCAGTTGCACGTGGCCGAGGGAGGACGCCTGGAAGGCGCGCCGCCCCCCGTCGACGGCCACGCGGTTGCCGTCCGCCTGAACGCCGAGGACGCGGAGCACGCGTTCTCCGCGGCGCCGGGCACGGTGGCCCTGCTACAGCTGCCCACCGGCCCCGGCCTGCGGATCGACATCGGCGTCGTCGAAGGCGACGCGGTGCTCGCCGACATCGACCCCACCGTGGCCGAGGTGGTGGCCTGGGGCAGGGACAGGGAGGAGGCGCGGGTCCGCCTGCACCGGGCGTTGTCGCAGTTCCCGGTCGTGCTCGACGGGGGAGTGACCAACAAGGGCTTCCTGCTCGATCTGCTCGACCGGCCCGAGGTGCTCTCGGGCCGTTACGACACCGGCTGGCTCGACCGGCTCGCGGCCGCCGGCGAGACCGCCGGCATCCGCCACGGCGCGCTCGCGGTGCTGATCGCGGCTGTCGACGCCTACGACGCCGAACAGGCCCTCGACCGGGAGCACTTCTTCGCCTCGGCGCGCCGGGGTCGCCCGGCGGCAAAGGTGGAGATCGGCCACGTCGTCGAGCTGCGCCACCGCGGCCACGAGTACCGCCTCGCGGTCTCGCGCAACGGACGGCGCCACTACCGCGTCGCCGTCGACGGATCGGTGACCGAGCTCCTCGTCACCCGGCTCGGGCGGTTCCAGAGCCGCGTCGTGCACGACGGCAGGGCCTACCGGGTGGTCTCCGCGGTACAGGGCGGCGACCTGCTCGTCGAGGTCGACGGTGTGCCCCATCGGTCGAGCCGGGTGGACGGCGGGGTGGTGAGGGCACCAACGCCTGGCGTGGTGGTGGCCGTGCCCGCAGCCGTCGGCGCCGAGGTGCGGGCCGGGGACACGCTCGTCGTGCTGGAGAGCATGAAGATGGAGACTCCCGTCGAGGCTCCGTTCGCCGGTCGCGTCCGAGCGGTGCTGGCGGGAGCGAACGTGCAGGTCGAATCGGGGGCGCCCCTCGTGCAGCTGGAGGCGGCCGTCTCGGGCTCACGCGGACCGGTCGGTGAGCGGCTGTCGTTCGACGCCGCCTCCGGCAAGGGTCAAGCGACGCTGGAGGAGAGGGCGCGAGCCGACCTCGACACCTTGTACCACGCCGTGCTCGGCTACGACGTCACCGCGGCCGAGGCCAAGCGCGCGACCACCGAACTGGTCGAGGTGCGACGTGGGCTGAACCCGGGATCGCCCGAACTTCTGCGCGGTGAGCTGGCCGTGCTGAGCGCGTTCGCCGACCTGCGCGCCCTCTTCCGCAGTCACGGTGAGCTGGCCGAGGCCGACCTGCAGGTGCGCAGCCCCCAAGAGCACCTGCACGCGTTCTTGCGCTCGCTCGACACCGACGGGCTCCCTCCGGGCTTCGTCGCCCAGCTCCGTCGGGCTCTCGCCCATTACGGCATCGAAGGTCCGGACGCCCTCGCTCACACTCCCGCGCTGGAGCAGGCGCTGTACTGGATCTTCCAGTCGCGCCAGCGCGAGAGCACCCAGGTGCCGGCGGTGGTCGAGCTGCTGAACCGCTGGCTCGATCCCCCCGGCGAGCTCGATCGAGCTGCGGCCGATCAGCTCCGCGTCACGCTCGACCGGCTCGTGTGGGCCACCCAGCGCCGCCGGCCGGTGGTCGCCGACCTCGCCCGCGAGGTGCGCTTCGGGCTGTTCGACCGGCCCGTGCTCGACGAGGCTCGCCTTGCCGTGTACAGCGAGATGGACGCGCGCCTCGCGGCCCTCGTGGCCGGTGACGACGACGCCGCGGCCCACGTCGAGGCGATCGTCGCCTGCCCGCAGCCGATGGAGCCGCGCCTGCTGCTGCTCGCGTCCGAGGATGGCTCTGCCCGGGCGCGCCGGGTGGCGCTCGAGCTGCTGCTGCGCCGCCACTATCGCGCCACCGTCACCCTGTTGCCCGCGAGTGCTGTCACCGTCGACGGCGATGTGCTGGTCGCCTCCTGCGCAGGTTGCTTCGTGGTCACGGGCTGCGGGCCGCTGGACGAGCTGGCCTCGCTCGCGCGTGCAGTCGACGCGGTGCTCGATCCGCTCGACGAGAGCGCCCGCGTGCGCGTCGACCTGTACACGTGGAAAGAGGGCGTGCCTCCTGACCCCGACGCCTTCGCGGAGGAAGCCCGTGTTGCCGTCGGCCACCTCGCGGAGCGGGCGTCGATCGACCACGTGGTCGTCGCCTTGCTCACCCCGGAGTCGCTGAAGCGCGCCAGCACCGTGCGACACGTCACGTTCCGGCCTGGCGCCGAGGGCCTCACCGAGGACCGTTCCCTACGCGGATTGCATCCGTTGCTCGCCGAACGGCTGCAGTTGTGGCGCCTGGCCAACTTCGAGCTCGAGCGCCTGCCGTCGACCGACGACGTCTATCTGTTCCGCGGGGTGGCGCGGGAGAACCCGAAGGACGAGCGGCTGTTCGCCGTGGCCGAGGTGCGCCACCTGACTCCGGTGCGCGATGCGGGCGGAAGGCTGATCGCGCTGCCCGAGATCGAGCGGTCATTGGTCGGTGCGCTGGAAGGCATGCGCAGCTTCCAGGCGCCGCGATCGCCTGCCGCGCGCCCGGTGTGGAATCGCGTGGTCCTCTACCTGTGGCCGTTGCTCGAACTTCCCGTCCACGAGCTGGAAGGGGTGGCGCGGTCGCTGGCACCGCTCACGATCGGGCTCGGGATCGAAGAGGTGCTCGTCCAGTGCCGCCGGCTCGAGGAAGGCGCCACCGAGCCGGTCGAGCGCGTGCTGCGGCTGTCGAACCCGTCGGGGACCGGCTTCGTGTTGCACGACACGGCTCCTCCTGCCGAGCCTCTGGCCCCGCTCGACGAGTACACGCGCAAGGTCGTGCAGAGCCGCCGCCGCGGCACCGTCTACCCGTACGAGATCGTGAAGATGCTGGTCGCCCCCCGCGCGGGCGGCAGGTCGGACGTGCTCGGAGGCACCTTCGTGGAGCACGACCTCGACGAGCACGGCCGGCTCGTGCCCGTCGACCGGCCGCCGGGGCGCAACTCGGCGAGCATCGTCACCGGCCTCGTGACGATGCACACGACGCGCTACCCGGAGGGGATGACACGCGTGGTCCTGCTCGGCGACCCGACGCGCGCCCTCGGTGCGCTGGCCGAGCCGGAGTGCAGGCGCATCAACGCCGCCCTCGACCTCGCCGAGCAGCTCTCCCTGCCGGTCGAGTGGTTCGCGCTGTCCGCCGGGGCCCGCATCGCGATGGACAGCGGCACCGAGAACATGGACTGGATCGCCGCCGTCCTGCGCAAGATCATCGAGGTCACCCAACGCGGGGTCGAGATCAACGTCGTCGTCACCGGGATCAACGTCGGCGCCCAGCCCTACTGGAACGCCGAGGCGACGATGCTCATGCACACCAAGGGCATCTTGGTGATGACGCCCGACAGCGCGATGGTGCTCACCGGCAAGCAGGCGCTCGACTACTCCGGGGGCGTATCCGCCGAGGACAACCACGGCATCGGCGGTTACGAACGGATCATGGGGCCGAACGGTCAGGCCCAGTACTGGGCGCCCGACCTCCCGGGCGCGCTCGGCGTGCTGCTCGCCCACTACGACCACGCCTACGTCGCACCGGGGGAGCGCTTCCCTCGCCGGGCGGCGACCAGCGACCCGTTCGACCGGGACGTGCGCACGTTCCCGCACCGGGTTCCCGGCATCGACTTCACGACCGTCGGCGACATCTTCAGCGATCTCACCAACCCCGACCGCAAGCAGCCGTTCGACATCCGTACCGTCATGCACGCCGTCCTCGACCAGGACCACGCCGTGCTCGAACGCTGGGCCGATCTGCGTGACGGCGACACCGTGGCGGTGTGGGATGCGCACCTCGGCGGCATCCCGGTGTGCGCGATCGGCATCGAGGCGCACGCCCTGCCCCGGCGCGGCACCCTGCCCGCAGACGGACCGGAGACGTGGACGTCGGGCACGTTGTTCCCGTTGTCGTCGAAGAAGACGGCCCGCGCGGTCAACGCGGCGAGCGGCTGCCGGCCCCTCGTCGTGCTGGCGAACCTGTCGGGATTCGACGGCTCACCGGAGTCGATGCGGCGCGTGCAGCTCGAGTTCGGCGCCGAGATCGGCCGCGCCGTCGTCAACTTCCGCGGCCCGATCGTGTTTTGCGTCGTCAGCCGCTTCCATGGCGGTGCCTTCGTCGTGTTCAGCCAGCGGTTGAACGAGAGCCTCGAGACGCTGGCCGTGGAGGGCGCGCATGCTTCCGTCATCGGCGGCGCGCCGGCCGCCGCCGTCGTGTTCGCGGGCGAGGTCGACGCCCGCACCGCGGCCGACGCCCGGGTCGTCGCCCTGCAGGCGGCGGTGGCGGCGGGCGAGGGTCCCGAACGTGCCCGGTTGCGCACGGAGCTGGCCGAGCTGGAGACGGCGGTGCGCTCGGAGAAGCTGGGCGAGGTCGCCGACGAGTTCGACGCGGTGCACAGCGTCGAACGGGCCCAGCAGATGGGCTCGGTCAGTCGCATCATCCCGGCCGTCTCGCTGCGCCCACTGCTCGTCGACGCGGTGGAGCGGGGGATCGCCCGAGAACTGGAGCGAACGGGCCACGCGCGGTGA
- a CDS encoding DNA-3-methyladenine glycosylase I: MAAVPGADGQSRCGWCLGSPDYEAYHDYEWGRPVVDDTKIFEKLCLEAFQLGLSWLTILRKRENFRRAFRGFDPRTVASFGADDVDRLLEDSSIVRNRAKIEASIANARATLQVQRDRGSLADLIWAFAPERRDRAAPETLGTVASRTPESTALAKALKGYGFRFVGPTTAYAAMQSLGLVNDHLAGCHVREDCEREARTVS; the protein is encoded by the coding sequence ATCGCTGCCGTACCAGGAGCGGACGGCCAGTCGCGATGTGGATGGTGCCTCGGCTCCCCTGACTACGAGGCGTACCACGACTACGAGTGGGGACGCCCCGTCGTGGACGACACGAAGATCTTCGAAAAGCTCTGTCTCGAAGCGTTCCAGTTGGGGCTCTCCTGGCTGACGATCCTGCGCAAACGCGAGAACTTCCGCCGTGCCTTTCGCGGGTTCGACCCCCGCACCGTGGCGAGCTTCGGCGCCGACGACGTCGATCGGCTGCTGGAAGATTCCTCGATCGTGCGCAACAGGGCCAAGATCGAGGCCAGCATCGCGAATGCTCGGGCGACGTTGCAGGTGCAACGAGATCGCGGCTCACTGGCCGACCTGATCTGGGCATTCGCACCGGAGCGACGCGACCGAGCGGCTCCGGAGACGCTCGGCACGGTGGCATCTCGGACGCCGGAATCGACAGCTCTGGCCAAGGCACTGAAGGGGTACGGCTTCCGGTTCGTCGGGCCGACCACCGCGTATGCCGCGATGCAGTCGCTCGGCCTGGTCAACGACCACCTCGCCGGCTGTCACGTGCGCGAAGACTGCGAACGCGAGGCCCGAACGGTGTCATAG